The following proteins are co-located in the Streptomyces sp. NBC_01198 genome:
- the rplU gene encoding 50S ribosomal protein L21, translating to MYAIVRSGGRQHKVAVGDIVEVDKIPTGKVGDAVELSTLLVVDGEAVTSDPWVLDGIKVEAEIVDHHKGQKIDILRYKNKTGYRRRQGHRQQYTALKITGIPAAAAK from the coding sequence GTGTACGCGATCGTGCGTAGCGGTGGCCGCCAGCACAAGGTGGCCGTCGGCGACATCGTCGAGGTCGACAAGATTCCCACCGGCAAGGTCGGCGACGCCGTCGAGCTCTCCACGCTGCTCGTGGTGGACGGCGAAGCCGTCACCAGCGACCCGTGGGTGCTGGACGGGATCAAGGTCGAGGCCGAGATCGTCGACCACCACAAGGGCCAGAAGATCGACATCCTGCGCTACAAGAACAAGACCGGTTACCGCCGTCGCCAGGGTCACCGCCAGCAGTACACGGCGCTGAAGATCACTGGCATCCCCGCCGCGGCTGCGAAGTAA